Genomic window (Rosa chinensis cultivar Old Blush chromosome 6, RchiOBHm-V2, whole genome shotgun sequence):
ATTCGTACTTTTCTATAAAAATGACTTGTCTCTGTTGATCTTCAACTTGAATACTTGATTGTTTTGGGCAAGCAGAAGCTTTAGTGTTCTAGCAAATGgacgagagattattcagaacaccgccgtgcacttgcaccaacataaatgaatggttagattgcattaaatacactttttgtttattaaaaataaagttgataataaatatcaagggttgagattattttataagggttgggtcacttacaccgtcggtgcatagaataatttccacaaATGGACAATGATTCTTTATGTTTTCAGCTATTGGGTGTTTAACAATCCATATTCGGGAGTGGTAGCAATAGTGCACTACTATTAGGTTAACCATTATACTTTCAACCCATCTGCGATTCTTGCCTCCATATCTCTAAAATCACGGCAATTTGTCGAATTTATAGTCTACATGGTCAGCATGACCGTTTCCAATCTGATGGTGTATTGGAGACTAGAGAGTACGTAACTCCTTTATTGTCCTTCATGACATAGAAAGATTGATTTAGGCCCAAGAGTCTGACGTTATGTTATGAATTGGCCAATTAATGGCTCCTGCTTATATTGTACATTATACTTGTAATTTTTTCTTCCCCATGAATGACTTCACTTCAtttgattataaaaaaaatcatgGTACGACCATCCTTCGGCATGACGTCGCCTAATATTTTGAAGTCTCCGATTCATAACCACCCAATATGGTAAAGCACCTTCACAAATTTATTCAAGAGGCCCATTGTTCGTTCTGGACACACTTAGATCATTTAGGCCCATTGCTCGTTTTGAATGAGCTCCAGAGCCGCAGACAAACTGGCCAGGATTTGGCCCATGAGGCCCACAAAAAGTATTTGTAGCCAACTAAGTGCAACCTTGTCGACCAAGGTATCCAGCTACGTAACAGCATTAGAAAGAAAACGACGTTCCACTTTCGGTTTAGAGGACTCTCCAATCATTTGGAGACACGTCCAAACATATAATTAAGCTCCAGCTGTTTTGTCGTTTATCTCCCGGAGCATACAGGTTATTTCCCTCTCGTTGCGTTAACTCATTAAAATAGTGTGCCTATTGTTTTCACTTTAATTACAAGATTACACTTGATTGTGCCAGAGTTGACTGCTGACCAAGGCGTGTGGAATTGTGAATGGAGAATCAAAGGTCATAAGGTCAAACCAAATGAGAACAAGTCATGGACTCCCAATTCTACACCATTGCATCTTCAAACAAGGGTCATAAACCTATGAGAATTGAGTCTTCCCCCTTCTTCAAATTCAGATTCAAATGtcatcagaaaaaaataaaataaaaaattagattCAAATTTAATCTGTTGAGATCTTATTTGCAACTTTCAAAGTCGATTAGTTGCGAGAATCATCTTGGTCATAACCTTAATGTGTGAAATAACCTTACAAAATTATAGTAAttgattttatgattttttttattatcgATGTTCAAAttaatttcttttaatttgaaaagtttTGATTTAGTCCTTCTATTTCTACTTTctttttagttaaaaaaaataaatagaggTACCCGAACTCACCAGATGTAATGAGCCCCTCTCTTTTGAGAATGCAGGTGGGCGCTTGAAGCTCCAAATTGACTATTACAAATGAGCTAATACCGcttaattttaaatttaattttaaagaaaaaaagttcaaattaatTTCTAAATTGCCCAGTATTATGTTGAACTAGCCCAATTGATTTGGTATTCTTAATGCAACGCTTTTAAGACAAACCTAATCAATATAAATTTCGGTTATTTCCCACTCCGATCCTAAACCGTATACTTGCAACTTGCAGGAGAAGGAACTTGCAACTTGCACGAGAAGGCGTAGGTTTGATAGTGGCATTTTGGTAGTTCCCTGAAAAAAGAAGGGTAATAGCAAAGTGCGTGGATAACCATGCGCAGGGTGCCAGCGGTAGTTTCGAACCCACGTCATATAGCGGACCCTCGTCCGCACCAACAGCGTTTTAGGTGGCGAGCTTCGATGAAACATCCTATCAcgttaaagaaaaagaaataaagaaagaaacgtGTTTTTTATTTCCTATACGCGCTACACGGTACGTGAGTGTCACCACCACCACTTGTCATGTAAAATCCCATTTTCAGTTGCTTAATtatttcagaccaaaaaaaaagtgtcTTGATTATGGCACATTATAACGGATGGATAGGACAATGAAATGGAATAGTAATTTAGTCTTATTGATTATTGCATAAACATCTCAAAAGAGCCCGAAAATTTTATAACGCTGGAGAAAAGCTAAGTTGTAGTCGATTACTTAGTCTCCTTAGCTTATAATCATCATAATCTTAAAGTTTAGTTATTTTGCTTACCTCTTTCAGTGTCTTCAGCGTTCCATCTATATCAGCTGGGAATGTGGTATTGTtaatagttttgttttttttttttttttgtcataaaaaaaaaattaaagcttGAGAAATTTTTATGCACTAGTGGTTTCATGTATCTTTTAAATTAAGGAAAGTTAAAACGATTCATGATATAGAATTACAAACTCAAATTTACATCACTATCAAATAGAGAGAATTTTTTTAGATAAAGATTACATGATATCCTTAAAGACTTTCTAGGCTCAGAGACTTATCTACATCGGGGAGTAAAGTGAAAATGCTTCATCCTCCCTGGCCAACAACAATGGGCTGAGATTTGAACTTCAACCAGCGTTGGGGAGATTCAAACCTGGGTATGACGGTTCCACACATATAAACTCTTACCAGCTCCACCACCTGTGGAGGTTAAAAAATACTATCATTGATAGATGCCAAAAAACGGCGTACTGCATCTCCACAACTTGGATCATATTTCTAGCTCAGGCTCAAAGAGATCCAAACCCAAGCACAATTAAATACAACAAATCCCGAATACCCTAACCCACTGAAAATCCCTAGAATCCTAGCAAACTAATTAACGTCGTCATCACCAAGACCTACAACATCTTCCCATCTATTGTTGGCAACCACCAATGTCGTCACAACCCCCTGAGACTGGTCATTGAGAAAATCACTAACCAAGAAGGAAGAAAACTCATACCAGCTCGCGCCAACCCGAAGCCAAAGGTGACCCATGCATCCCAATGAAGATTCATAGTTGCGTAAGGCAATCATGAAAGAGTAAAATCGAATGATTCTTGGTTCTCGACCTCAATATTCCAACGAATGACGAACTACAACTCAGCCCCTAACCACATCGGCACTATGATACACCACGTCGGTATAATTAGGAGTTGCATGTCTTATGATGAGACAAGCATAGAGAATAAGTAGCAAGAGACAAAAACCACAAAGGAACTACTGCTAATAGATAAGCGGAAACCTTTACGAGGATGACGACTAGTGTTGCCTCCTTGATCGCCACCTCCATACGAAGATGGTAGAGATTTTTGGGAGATAGAGAGAATgagtcattaattttttttttttttttctcaccatTGCTCTGAAAGGAAAATGCTTAAGATCCCAAATTTTGTATAAAAATTTGgatcccaaatgatgtggcaacCACATGTCAGCGTTTGACCTTGAAAAGATATTAATGAGGTAGAGtttgtctttttttattttataatttatattacatTTACTGAGTTAGtctaaattataaattaaattctAATCCCTTCACCATTTCTGAGAATTGCCTCCATCCCCAGCAACATCACCTGCCaagaaatatatttttttctcaatACAATatccattttcaattttttttatgtttaataAAGAAATGTATTTTATTGCTATACAATTGCCACATCATTTATTAAAGATATAAGAACCGTCAGATGtagttaaatctaaaggctaaTAAAGAATGTAAAAATATGTGTAAATTTATGTTTCCTTTGAACCGGACCCAAttagaaattagaaatttttatGCAAAAGTCATGTACTCTTTGTACTTATTtgaagtaaataaatatataatagtATAAAATGTTACAAAACAAGGTCTATATTGTATGGAGAGTTTTTAATGAGGACTACTAAAATGAAGACTTTCttgtgagacccacttttcaattACATTTCCGCAAATCAAACGTTAGatgtttatatttttatgtgtgtatcatttatgcaattttttaaccaaattgaaaattgttaagacattcataatcgttgtttatcatttatgaacatGAATGATTTTAGTTTgatagatttggttcgttcaCTAATTTGGTATCTTAATGATTATTAATTTGAAAGAAAACTtttagaagtgatctactcatgcatacataaataTCAAACGGCTGATATGTgataatgtaatcgaaaagtagATCTCCCAAACTTTTGATTAGAAAGTCCTTATAAGTTCTCATTTTAGTGatctcaatagaaactctccCCTATATTGTACACTCTTTTAGAATTCTACCtcaacagagaaaaaaaaaactatggatacaataaatagaaaaaataaacaacTGAAGAACTATAATACACATTCAGTCAATCATTATTTTTCCGAGCATTAATAACATAATTACTATACTCGAAAGGAACAAACGTTTTACCTAACCTAATCCCTCAATAAGTTGCAAGTTGTATCTTGACCTTTTAGGATTCAGTTGTATTAAAAGAGGTTATATTTAGCCTTTATTTGTTTACTTTCTTTACTAACTAAGATCCAAACCCTAGGCGCCGCTCTGACGCCAAAACTCTAGCAATATGGGTTTTACTTCTTGAGCACTCTTACCATGGCAACGATCGAAGATGTTGCAGCGAGTTTCGCATCGTCGTTGGCCTCCTAGGCGATGATGTGGTGGATATCTCCAAGATGCCGGGAGCGGATACCAGGCGAGGCTCTCAAGCATACCTCCTAGCTCGCCCCCTCACGCCAAAACCATGAATAACACCAAATCTGCAGCGCTATTTCAAGAGGATTTGGGTTTTCAACGCTGCTTTCAAGGTTCAAGAAAGAGCGCATTTGTGGTATCTTTTGATCTACACAAGGACATGAATAAGGTACTGCGAGGCGGTCCTTGGTATTTTCAGCGGGCACCAATCATCATCCATGAATATGATGACTTCAAATCCCTCTTGGCAATTCAAATGGATGAATTGTTCTTTTGGGTGAAGCTGCTTAATATACCACCGGCCTTGGAGGTTAAAAACACAATCGTTAACGTGGCTTCAATTGCAGGACGGTTTATGGAATGGGATGATAAACTGTTCAAAGCAATAGGGGACATTAGGGTTCATGTGGCGCATCATGTAGCCAAACATTTCTTCCTGTCCAAAACCCTAAAGCTAGCACCGGGCGTTATTGATGaaatctccttcttctttgaaAATCTACTTGAGCATTGTAAATAGTGTGGCCTCATCTTTCATGAGAATAGGAAATGCCAGTATGCAGGTAAAAGTGCTCAACCAAACCCTGATCCCAAGTTGAATGAAAACAAAGTGGAGCTGCCTAGTTCTTTTGCAGGTTTCGAACATTGCAACTTTACTGGCGATGCTTTTAGGTTTCATGGTATTCAAATGCCTATCCTGCCTCCTGTGGCACGTAATTTTTTTGGCTCTGGTTCATCGTCCAAGCTGCGCAAGCCACTAGTTCTTTGTCATGCAAACCTGCAAGCATCTGAGGATGCTAATAAGCAGTTTGCTTTGGTCCCCAGTTCAGAACTGTCTCCTTTTAAGCCTGGAAGACCTAGCTCTCCTTTTGTCTCTCCAAAGAAACCCAGGACCATGCTTGGAGAGCTTGTAGTTGGAGGCAGTGGTTCACATGCACCAACTAAAAAGGTTAATAAGCCTGCAAACTCCTTCAAGCTTTCTGCTAATTCGTTGGGGCTAGTTGAAACACGGGGTGGCATGCTGGTACCTGCAAAAGTGATGATGCCCCGATGAGGTGCCCCCTGAAAACTACactgccaaaaagaaaaaagggaggCTTCTATGGTCCAAAAACAAGAATCCTCCTAAGCTAAAGAAACAAGTCTCTGCATAAGATGTGCTTTCCTATCTGCATTCGGGAAAGTCTAGTAGCCCTAGCTTGAAGGGCAAAGAAAAGATGTAGACTTTTATGGTTTATTGCCTATTACTATGTTTGTTTTTCATAGTACATAGGCTCActagaataagtgagcatgactTGTTGAATGAATGATCTAGCCTATATATCACCGTGGTGTGTTAGCATCACAACTACATGACTATCTTTACATGGTAGCGgaatgatatgtaatggtcattatGGCCTTACCGTATTAATGAAATCTCTATATttattttgtaaaaaaaaaaatcctaatcctaattcatttagaaaaaagagagaggagtATTTGTTACGTTGataggaaaaccaaaaacttGAATCCCTCatagtgtgtttggatgaggggaaaaatgatgaaatttaattgaaagtgaggatttcataatttagCTATTGAAATTCCCTcatttggcattatcagattagaaattttaaatttatttgtggaaaaaaaaaaacgaaggaattcatCATTTAAATTCcgtcatttataaattcctacaggcttcataattttctcatccaaacacatCCTAAAGAACAAGGACTCCACATCCGTGTCAGACACCGAAACTTAAGAGAGTGGGTTTGCATTTCCTCAACCGTCTTTAATCCCTTTAGACACGCCACAATCCTTCCCCTACTGGGTTTGGTTTACTTTTGACCTTTTCCTTCCCTATATAATACCCCTCACAATTATCATCTCAAACCACATCAAACCcttctgttcttcttcttcatcttcttctctcctcctcctccctctcTGTAAACGGCTTCTGAAAAGCCAAATTCCTTTTGATTTTCCTCTGCTCTTCTCAACAGCTTGTCAGTTTTTTCTGGATCTGGGCTTTGTTTGTTTCTCTGATCTAAAACATGGTTGTTGAAGTTCTCAGTCCACAAGATTGCCTCAAACACCCTTCAAGTGAAGGCCTCCTCTCGCTTCCGATGAAATACCACtcccgaaaccctaaccctacccCTAACCGGGCCGCCCGTCCCCAGCCCGACCGCCGCAAGCCGCAGCGCAAGCCGGCCCGGCCTaacaccaccacctcctcccCGGTCCAGAAGGCTCCAGTTCCCCAAGCCCTCCTCACCGGCCAGGTCAAAATCCTCAAGCGCGGCGAAGAGCTCCCGAAGCCGGAGGAGCTCCCAAAGCCGGCGCCATCATCCAAAGAGAATCGCTCACCTCAGAAACAGAACCAGAAAGTTCCAGATCTCGGATCTGCAGTTCGTTTGGGTCCGAACCCGAAGAAGGTTCCCAAGCAGACCCGACTCGCTGACCCGGTTAACCCGGCTCTCGGGTTCTACGCCGGGTCGTCATCCTGTATAGCCTCCCCGCCTCCGAGCTCGCTTCCACTTCCGTCTTTCTTCGCAAAGAAGAACGCCGTCGTTTCGAACACCGATGAAGCCGCCAGCGAGTTACTGAAGCTTCTTCGGCTTAATTTATCTTAGGCCGACCCGTCAGTCGGTTTGATTATACACTTGAGCATGTGCAGCAGTTGTTCCTGGGTTTATATATTAGCTAGCTAATGATCGGGTTTCTGATTCTCGACATTTCCCCTTATTTTTTCGAAGGGAAAGTCGGTGAGCTCACAATTCGACCTAACAGCAAacgctttttcttcttttctgggttAGATGTGCAGCAGCAGTAGTGATAATGGTTCCAGTGGGTATTTTTTAGATTATGGGTGTTAAATTTTTCTGGGTAATAGGTTTGGGGTAAGTAAGTAAGTTGTTCTAGTTTTCTGGCTCTGGGTTGATAAATTTAGGTTTGGGTAATTGGGTTAAATATTTGtctttgtttatttctttcaaTACATACATAGATTAGGCCTACACAGGTATAGGTGTTGAAAGAGCTTGTATCTTGTAGAGTTTATTGTATTGTATGTGCAACTCTTTTATGTTATTGtcaggttattaataaaatctTCGTTCTATTTTATACTCCTGTAGACATATTTAAGTTTTGCCAGGCAAAGGTTGTGTGAAATCATTGAACTCTAATTTCTGGGTAATCGATGAACTTTATAGTTTCTGGTGGTTGGTTGATCAATGAACTTGATGAACCTGTTAAAATTGATGAACTTGGTACTAAAATGTTCATATTGGGTGTTTGATCATTACAGAGAGCTTGGTAAAGGAAAACTGTAACCGCTTGAACCTTAACAAAGGACCTTATTGGCCTCGGACAAGAGGTGAGGCCCCTTACCTCTTTGGCCCCAGAACATTATTGTGTTCTATGGCAAAGGTGCGGTCTCCAACTAATGAGTGGAGCCAGAACTTCCTCCTATGGTCAAGTTGGGGATGATTGATCTCAGAACCCCAGTTTGATGACTCGGTCAAACAAGCCGGCCATGGTTTTGTACAGGAAACTCTGACTTCAAGACTGTGAAAGACTTCAAATTTTTATTAGGCTTTCCCAATTCCTGTTTGTGTTTCTTTCAACAGTTTAACCTCTAACTCAATGTGCAGGATGAGAATATCTGTTGTCCTGTCAGGCCATCGACATCAAGCCAGGTTTGGTGCACCAGAAACCAGTATGACACCAGCAGTTTAGTGTGATTGGTTCAAAGAAATGGTTGGTCCAGCTTATGTTGGGATTGCAGTAGGGGACAAAATCAATCACCATCTTAATGTATAAACCGAATAAATCAACTTTTAATGGCGGAGAACATGACCATGAACAATTGATTTCTACGATTCTACCCAAGAGCAGCTCCTGCAAGGATCAGATGCATTCACAAACTGTTATACTAAGCTATGGGCTTGAACAGTCGGATCCTAGTAAAGCCTACAAGGGATTTGGACTACTTCTTCAAGCACCCAAGTTCTTAACTTATCTACTCGTACTTTACTGGACACCCAAGTGACCCGTACTACCAGGTAGCACTTTTGTTTTCCCTTTGCCATAAGATATCTCTTGGCATGCGCTATACGAAGTAATTGGCTTTTCTAAATCGAATTCAAATTAAAAGTAAACAATGAAGCAAAGTCAAGATGGCAAGAGGAGCTATAGATAGTTTACTCGACCTCAAAATTTGACCAAGT
Coding sequences:
- the LOC112172873 gene encoding pollen-specific leucine-rich repeat extensin-like protein 2; the protein is MVVEVLSPQDCLKHPSSEGLLSLPMKYHSRNPNPTPNRAARPQPDRRKPQRKPARPNTTTSSPVQKAPVPQALLTGQVKILKRGEELPKPEELPKPAPSSKENRSPQKQNQKVPDLGSAVRLGPNPKKVPKQTRLADPVNPALGFYAGSSSCIASPPPSSLPLPSFFAKKNAVVSNTDEAASELLKLLRLNLS